One Candidatus Jidaibacter acanthamoeba DNA segment encodes these proteins:
- a CDS encoding DNA-3-methyladenine glycosylase I produces YAYMQAVGMVNDHLVSCFRHKLV; encoded by the coding sequence TATATGCATATATGCAAGCGGTTGGGATGGTAAATGATCACTTAGTAAGTTGCTTCAGACATAAACTGGTTTAA